The following are encoded in a window of Ferribacterium limneticum genomic DNA:
- a CDS encoding VF530 family protein, with the protein MSEKQANNPLHGLTLEMILNRLVARYGWAELGQIIDIRCFNLDPSIASSLKFLRRTPWAREKVEALYVSTEFHLP; encoded by the coding sequence ATGTCAGAAAAGCAAGCCAACAATCCACTACACGGCCTGACCTTGGAGATGATTCTTAATCGGCTGGTGGCCAGGTATGGATGGGCCGAACTGGGTCAGATCATCGATATTCGCTGCTTCAACCTCGATCCAAGCATTGCTTCCAGCCTGAAGTTCCTGCGTCGCACGCCTTGGGCGCGGGAAAAGGTTGAGGCGCTCTACGTTTCTACTGAATTTCACCTGCCATGA